A window of Daucus carota subsp. sativus chromosome 2, DH1 v3.0, whole genome shotgun sequence genomic DNA:
TCAGCAATCAGACACAAAGATTATTGATCATTTAATTTGAGGGAGGGTGTTAAGCCAAGGTGAGATAATCATTTAagaatgttatattatttatcgACAATAATCTTATTACATATGTAACTATTACTCCCTATGTCCCAATTTATGtgttcattttaaataaattacgcatattaagaaaatgttagttgtgtatttaattttcttatctATCCTTGATAGTTGCATTAAGAAATTTTACTCATTCAGATTTTTTACACATCCAGAAAAttgattcagatttaacaaataacCCCTAAGACATTGTTCAAgcaatttaatttatcaaatgtactaaattttaacttaggatATTATATAAGATATGATTTGGGCTTGCTCTAATAACATTCACTCGTATCAATCTTAGATTTTTATTCAGTGTCCATAGAAACAATGAAAAATGCTTTAACGTACATATTTGGctacaaatttttttgaaaaatgacaTGTGTTAAGTTTTGATCGAAATGAGTTCTCTATTCACATAAATAGTACCAATTAACACATCTCTCTTATTTATCACATcgtatttgtaaaatatttgtatCAAATTTTATACAACTTAAAACCGCAAGTAGCAGCAGACCCGTAAATAAGACACCTGCAACTCTGTTACCAGCTGATGCATGAAACTTTTAGGCCATGCCATCGTCAGGGACATCACCTGCACACACATTATATTCACATAAGACTACACCTCCACAGGAAAAACTTCTTGGACAACCTTTGTGATCCTCGTCTTGGTTCATGACCGCATTCATGTTAACAACCTGGGAAGCATTCACCTTACCAGATCAAGCATATTGCTCTGATGTGAGAGTTAAGGCTCACATCAAATTAAACCGGCCAATCGATACCAAGCCCAATCTTGGCTAAGCCACTGCCTTCACTAAGTTAATGTTAATCTACTACACTCATACGAATTTGGGCTAATTTCTTTGGTGCGTAACGCTCTGTAACCCCAAAACAAATTAGCAAAAAATAGGGACCATATACACAGACAGTTACAGCATGACGCATGATATACATGGTATCTTCTCAACTTGCTCTCGTTCAGACCGAAAGATGATTAAAAAGACGAAGAATATATGCCTAAGCTCTTTTTTATCACACCCTTTTCTTTGACTCTCCCTATTTTATGATTCAATCTTTCTTGGACTGCGCATGAATACAAAACAGAGTCGGTTCCAGATAACGCTAACGTCCTCTTGATCCCCAATCAGCTAACTTTACTCAGAAGCATCTACATATCATGCATAAGCACATATATAATTGTAACTCTATAAATACACATACATGTCAATGCTAAAACAcgtaaaaaagaaagaaagaaagaaagaaataatatatatgggGTGGTTTACAAGAGAAAGGAGAGGGATGAGCTGGATGGATGAAAGCCAAGACTCTGTTTCGGCACCTCCAGCTCACTTGCTCATGTTTTTTGGATTGCTTATGCTGGTTATGTACTATTCGATTCGATCTGAGTACGAGGAGAAGGTGAAAGAAACGAAGATGGAGCTGAGGCTGTTTCTTGTCATCTTGTTGCCTTTGCTTGTGATATTAGCCACGCATCTGACGGTGAAGTGGTCGGATGTCCGAGACACGTCGCAGGTGGTGTACGAGACGTTGCATGAAGAAGGAAGCTCTCCGTGGGGTGTGGCGTTCGTGTTGCTGCTGGTGCTCTTTATGGTGAACTATCGGTCTTCTATTTACTCAGCTTGGTTTCGGCCCTAGCTAGGTGGTCACggataaattaattaagcaGTTTTGTAGTCGGTGTTGTTGAGGTGAAATCAGAGTAATTATGTTCTAATTGCTACATCCTTGTACTTAATCAAGCATAAATAAACAGCTTGGTAGTTATATTAAACCCATGTTCATTCATGAGAAGAACACGCATGTCTTGAAATTTATCACTTGCAAGTATCACATCTCCAAAGCCTTCTAAAAAGCTCGATTTACGGCTGTAGAAACAGCCAGGTTGATTGTCCAGTGGCCAGCGGGGTAAGATCAGGACCGACGTCGCAAGTAATGTTCTTAAGAATGCTAGAACGATTTAAGATTTTTCCGAGGAATTGATAAACGAAAACTTGTATGGGCTACTTTATGTTCCTTTTGTTTATCATGTTCCTACGTTGTTTGATATATTTTGCTAAATaagttgataatatatatagttctgTTTCATTATTACTCATCGTCAAAATTTCTAGTGAAATATTgcagtttcttttaattaaAAGTGGACACTGAATCAGCTTCAGCGAGACTATAGGAGGACTGCACAGA
This region includes:
- the LOC108207483 gene encoding uncharacterized protein LOC108207483; its protein translation is MGWFTRERRGMSWMDESQDSVSAPPAHLLMFFGLLMLVMYYSIRSEYEEKVKETKMELRLFLVILLPLLVILATHLTVKWSDVRDTSQVVYETLHEEGSSPWGVAFVLLLVLFMVNYRSSIYSAWFRP